Part of the Tolypothrix sp. NIES-4075 genome is shown below.
GCGAACTGAAGTCCGACGACGCGCTGTTCCTAAATAGGCTTCGGTGGCGATCGCATCCTGTTGATAGCTCAAATCATCGCCCACATAAGCCAGTAACTCCACCAGCGCTATCCCCATATCAGCAGGATTGCGTTCTCTCCACTTCGGCATCAGTACCGACAGGCGATCAAGCATGAGTTGGCGAAAACTGGCATAGTCCTTTGCTAGATAATTGATTTCAGGTGGACTCTGCACATCAGGCGGGCAAAGGCGCTCAATTTGACAATCAAAATCTGTGGGGCACTCTACCTTAAAGGAGAACTGAATGGTGGACAGAACCGGATCAATCCAAACGGGGGGCAGTGGATCAGATTTACTCCGCACAAATTGCAGAGTATAAGGCGAATAGTCTCCCCATTGGTTGACTCTAACCTGCACTACCAAAGAGTCAGGAAAGGTCGTTACCTGGGTAACTTGAATGTGAGGAATGCGATCGCCCCCCTGAATCCGCAAATGATCTGGAGTAAGGGTAATGCCAGTTGGCACTTTCAGCAGATGTACCAACAAAATTAACTGGCGATCGGCGGGTGAGGGAGCATTGCTATCCAATACCTCTAAATAGTCAATGCCATTGAGCGAACTAGCAAGTACCGCATTCCGTCGCCGTTGATCGCAACAGAAGTAAAGCATCTCATAGACCTCCTGGGCTAAACTGCCCGCCCCGGCTAAACTCTGCCACTTGCCGCTGCTGCGATCGCCGAATCACATAGCGCACCGTCACCCGTAACGTAGACTCTTCGTTTTCCACTTCTACCGATTCCACCACAATCAAATCCCCCAACCATTGCTGCAAAGAACCCTGTACCGTCATTTGCGTTGCTGCTGCTAAAGCATTGCTGTTGGTTGCAAATACCATTTGCAACAAGCCACTCCCAAAGTTGGGACGATTGACTCGTTCGCCAGGAGAAGTAAATAAAACCTGTTCAATCAGATCTCGAATATGGGAGTCGTCTGCCGTTGTCGCAGTTCGTCCCCGATCATCGAACTGAAGTGGAAAGTCAACGTTCACGATCCCTTCCTCATACTTGAATCATCATACTTACGTTGCCGTGACTCGCGGCTGCGTCGCAGCAATAATTAACGGTGTTCCCGTCGGGGCGCAAATAGCCTGACTATCGAATAACAATACAGGCATTCCCATTGAGGTGACGCGCGTTGCCGCTGTAACCCACTGTGCTGTTACACAAGGGCCGTTTGCCCCAGGTGGCGGTGGCAGAGCGCACCCAATGATTGCATAGGGACTCGGTAAAGTGGCGATCGGCTGACCACTGACGGTAACACGAGGATTAACCGAGGTTGGTTGAGCTTGCCCTCCGTGGCTACAGAGGACGGTTGCACCTGCATGAAGGATAAAACCGGGCATAGATTGCTCTCCTGCACTAAACAACGCTAAACAGCTGACTTAAATAACTAAATCGCAGCAATTAACACTTAAGTCACAAGCAGCGCACCTCCGTTGATATTGGTGGCTCCTGTAATGTTGACGGCTCCTATCAAGGTAATTAACGGTGCCGTAATGGTCACTCCAGATGCATCTACCGTGATTGAACTGGGGCCACTCATAATCATTACACCAGGAGCTTTCATGGGAGGCACAGGCACATCGCTCAGCACCACGGCTCCTTGGGTGAGCGTTTGCATCACCACGACTGGAACGCCTGGCGTAGTCAGCGTCGAGCCAATGCTCGGCACTTCGGGCGTAGAACCCCACCAGCAGCCCACCCAAATCGGGAAATCTGGATCGCCTTGCTCAAACTCAATCCACACGCCAGCGCCGATTGGCGGCACAACATACATTCCCATCTGCAAGCCTGCCCAAGGGACGCAGGGCATTGCCCAACTGGTCGGGATCACATTCGAGATATCGGTGACGATCGCTTGAATCCGTCCCCGTCGTTCTGGGTCAATGTTTTGCACAACTGTACCCCGATATTTGCCGTAAAATTTCTGTGCTTCACCCATATAGCGCCTCACTCATACAGCCACCTGTTGAACTGTAGAAACCAAACCATTCCGACTCAGCTCAAACTGCTGCTTATACTCTCCTCGCTTAATGTTATGGGTAACACTCTTAACATAATAAAGCCCATCAAACGCCGTTCCCGCTCCCCGGACTCCAACGAGTTGGCGCGATCGCAAAATGTGCCCGTAGCGTGATACATCCAAACTCCCCGTCCCCGTAACCGCATCTGCTGATTGCGCTGCCTTCGCTAAACCGATGGCGGCTGCCCGCACTAGAGAAAGTTTGGCAGGTCCCTCAATAAAATCTAATTTATTCGGCAACGGCGTAATGGCTCCTAAAGGTGGATTCAACGGCGTGATGTCGGGAATGGGGATGGGAATCGGAAACTTAGTTTCTTTGTTTTGTACTAATACAATAGGCAGAACTTTACCATTGCCGTTAAAGCTAAAGTTCAAGGATTCTACGTTGGTAAACAGATCCATGTTGATATTTAATGCAGGTTGCGGCTCACCCACTTTAATTTCTGGTCCCCAGTACGCAAAGCTAACTCCAGGCGTGGGGCCGGGTTGCAGGTAAAAAACATAGCCAACTTCCCTCGCTAGGGATTGAATGTACTCTAAATCTGTACCCTGCTGCCGAGGAATCATATCGGTGGGAATGGGAACATCAATCAACACGCTGGGAATCACTTTAGGAATCACGCCAAACACCGCGTATTTAGCAATTAATAAAGCGACCCGTGCCTCCGCAGGCATAGCAGGATAGGGTGTTCCGGGCGGATTACTCAATAAGCCATAGTCCATCACCTCAGTGAGGTCTTTTCCCATCACCGTTAAGGTGGAATGCTGAGAATCTTTTCCGGGTGCAATCTGAGTATGCTGAATCACACCATCCATCAATACTTCTGTTCTACCATTTACCGTCACTACAATCACTACTCGCAGCAACGGAATTGTTGCCCCGCCCGACAACAAAAAAATTGTTTGCAATGGCGATCGATTGCTTAAGGTAAAGGTCAAACTAAAGCCGCTAGCAGATCCACTTGCAGTTGTCACCTCAATGCTAGTCAGGGCATCCAACACCGTTTGAGGAACCGCTACGGGAACTGCTGGCCCAACCATTAGTGTCAGGTAAATGCCTTTAAGCATAGGGCACTCCCGGTACGCCTACGGGCAGGGTAATACGCAAGCGGCGATTGACAGTTGCAGTGAGATCCTGGGGACGAATTGCAGTATTGGCATCACAGATTTGCCAAAACTGTTCGGGGTCGCCTAAATATTGTGCAGTCAGGTTATCGAGGCGATCGCCCTCCACAACCCGGTGTTCTTGCAGCAGCGCAAACTGCTCTGGTGGCGGAATGATCCGCCGACGTAAATAGGCGAGCGATCGTCCAGTTGCCGAAGTGAACGTGGCGATCTCAACCCCGTGATAACGGCTGCTCATTGGAAATACATCCGTCATGGTATCCCTCCCAAACCAAAAGCGCTGAGGGTGCCGCCCTGACTTTTCATTGCCAGTTGCTCTTTTTGTTGCAAGTAGGTCATAAATAACCCACCGCCTTTCGTCTCGAATCCCAAATCATTTACACTAAACACCCGCATTCCTAAACTCACCTTGGCACGCATTGGGTTAAGCAATGGATCGAAGGCTTCTTCGGTAATGCTAAAGTCCGTTAAACGCACCGGAATAACGCGGTTTTTGCTCCAGACAAATAGAGTTAGCGGTGCCAGCATGGGCAACACTTCTAGCGTTCCAGACTGCGCCAATCGATTCTGGTTTTGCAACTGACCGCTAGTAGGATAAACCAAGGTTTCGAGGGCTGCCAGTTGCGGGTAAATGCCAAGTTGGGCAACTTCAGGATGTTGGTCAATCCATTCCAGTTGATCGGCAATATCAATTTCTGCATCCAGCTTAATAGTCTCAACAGGGGGCCCTTTCAGGCGCAGAGCTTCGGCGCGATCGCCACTGTCATTACTGGTGCTTTGAAGTTGTAAACTGCGGCTGAGACTATCGGGATTATATTGCAGGTTAATGACCCGCCTCACCGCAGAGGTTTCTGAATCAAGGAGAACAATACCGCCTTTGAGCAGGCGAGGAGAACCGGGGAAGGTGGTCATGGGAGATGATTCCTCGTCAGAGGTGAATAATCTTACCTTTGCGGTGGCTGTCTGTGTCTACTCTTTATCAAAATAGTCCTTTTAGACTGAAATAGTTTAAATTTGTAATCTATTGCACTAATCTGTAATGGTAGTTAACCGTGAAGTTGGCGACTGTGATCTAAAAAGATTGATTGTGCTAAGGAGTTGTCTTTGTTTTTGGGCAAACCCACTCGGATGAATTAACTTTAGGTAAATTATTCAGATTTGCTTTCGTCTTCTCATAATCCTGGTGTTCTTCACCTTGTTGAGCGGGACGGGTGTATTCAGAACCATTTGGCTTTCTTACCTTAGCTTCATTGGTTGGAGTATGACCGATAAGAGAGTCTCCTGGTGTACTGGTAATGCCAGAGTATCTTTTCCTAACATATGCTTCGATTTGAGGAGAGTTTGGAATTTCTTCTTGGGTTCCTGGCTTCTGGGTTCGGAAGTCTGGTGTCCCAGGTAAACCTCGTTTGATTGCCCATTCCTCTTCAAAAGTATAGGCATCTATCTCAGTTTGAGGTATCTTCAAGTCAGCAGGTTGATTTTGGTGTCTAACTTCGTGGATAATATATTCTGCTGCGGTTGGACAATCTGCCTGAGTTTTTAGTCCAATCACTCCTTGATTTGCATCTGAAAAGGCTCCCCGTTCTCTCGTTTTCATAACCCAGGTTTTACCGTCAAAGACCCAGTAAACTTCTGTGACTTTGTCTGCTTTCTGAACTTTTAGATTAGGAAGTTGATCAACAACGACCTTATCCAGTGGGCATAAAATTCCTAGTAAGCAGGGAACATTCCATTCGGGCTTTGCTCCAGGTAACTCTTCTAACATCAAAATATTAGTGACACCGGATAAAGAAGTTCCCAATGAAACAGGTAATCCTTGTGGTTCTATTTTGCCTTTGAGTAGAGCATCCATACCTCCCCTAAAGCGTCTCTCGTAGAAGTTCTGAAGACGATCCCATTCTTCTCCGTGAAAGTCTGAGTTTAAATCTTTAACTTTTACCCCACCCGTTCCAAAAATATTGCTCAGTTCAAAATTGTAGGATCGCTCTAGAATTTCTAAGATTGCTTGCTCATCGTCATCTCCAGTAAACCCCGACTGCATCTCTAGAATCAGGAGTGCTTTCCGCAAAGCAGTAAGGATGTAAGGACTGCCGCCCGATCTCCAGGCATTGACGATCGCCCGTGCTTTGTTATCACTCTCTGTGAAATCTTCAATCTTGCCTGTTTTATCTAAGAGTGTTCCAAGAAATAAATGATCCAGAAATTAGGCAGAGCTACCAAATATTTCAACAAACCATTGCTT
Proteins encoded:
- a CDS encoding GPW/gp25 family protein: MNVDFPLQFDDRGRTATTADDSHIRDLIEQVLFTSPGERVNRPNFGSGLLQMVFATNSNALAAATQMTVQGSLQQWLGDLIVVESVEVENEESTLRVTVRYVIRRSQQRQVAEFSRGGQFSPGGL
- a CDS encoding phage baseplate assembly protein V encodes the protein MGEAQKFYGKYRGTVVQNIDPERRGRIQAIVTDISNVIPTSWAMPCVPWAGLQMGMYVVPPIGAGVWIEFEQGDPDFPIWVGCWWGSTPEVPSIGSTLTTPGVPVVVMQTLTQGAVVLSDVPVPPMKAPGVMIMSGPSSITVDASGVTITAPLITLIGAVNITGATNINGGALLVT